A window of Selenomonas ruminantium subsp. lactilytica TAM6421 contains these coding sequences:
- a CDS encoding polysaccharide deacetylase family protein: protein MNFKKLGLMVFLCLAVVVGVLIYIRDNVVEKTEFIPDITDLTKNYLAGDEIEAAVAKRQEPDIKPAEVITTLQDGSDKVALVFDGMPERPLAARLLDVLAKHNAAAVFFVEGENVADTPEVMKLIRQAGQEVGNYTYVGLAAIEKRPVEEQLREICRAQKAVAMHDPLTPNLFRAPRTVYTDDLLKSVRAAGLEYAVKENVRFQPGHIHDLAAADAYVGTIAKGSIIAIPVSRPVEQKANDAAVREEKPAVDMKPTIKDDQSAVIPPQADLATELDLLLTALERRGLQAVFVNQFRKIHYIPADFPLPQPKSQGGNKQ, encoded by the coding sequence GTGAATTTCAAGAAACTCGGTTTGATGGTTTTTCTCTGTCTGGCCGTGGTGGTTGGTGTTCTTATCTATATCCGCGACAATGTCGTGGAGAAAACGGAATTCATTCCCGATATAACGGACCTGACCAAGAATTATCTGGCCGGGGATGAGATTGAGGCGGCTGTGGCCAAACGGCAGGAGCCGGATATAAAGCCGGCGGAGGTGATCACCACCCTGCAGGATGGTTCGGACAAGGTGGCGCTGGTCTTTGACGGCATGCCTGAGCGGCCTTTGGCGGCCCGGTTGCTGGATGTGCTGGCCAAGCATAATGCGGCGGCTGTTTTCTTCGTGGAAGGAGAGAATGTGGCCGATACGCCGGAGGTCATGAAGCTTATCCGGCAGGCCGGGCAGGAGGTGGGCAACTACACCTATGTGGGCCTTGCCGCCATCGAAAAACGGCCGGTGGAAGAGCAGCTGCGGGAAATCTGCCGGGCCCAGAAGGCTGTGGCCATGCATGATCCGCTGACGCCGAATCTGTTCCGTGCGCCCCGCACGGTCTATACGGATGATCTGCTGAAGTCTGTGCGGGCGGCGGGCCTGGAATACGCCGTCAAGGAGAATGTGCGCTTCCAGCCGGGACATATCCATGATCTGGCGGCGGCTGATGCTTATGTGGGCACGATTGCCAAAGGCAGTATCATTGCCATTCCCGTCAGCCGTCCGGTGGAGCAGAAAGCCAATGACGCTGCTGTGCGGGAGGAAAAACCGGCTGTGGATATGAAGCCTACCATCAAGGATGACCAGAGCGCGGTGATACCGCCCCAGGCAGATTTGGCCACGGAACTGGATCTGCTGCTGACGGCTCTGGAACGGCGCGGCCTGCAGGCTGTTTTTGTCAATCAGTTCCGCAAGATCCATTATATTCCTGCCGATTTTCCCCTGCCGCAGCCCAAAAGCCAAGGAGGCAATAAGCAATGA
- a CDS encoding LacI family DNA-binding transcriptional regulator gives MVTIKQIAELCGVSRGTVDRVLNKRGNVKPEKEKLIVEMAKKLNYHPNPAGQALAARKKHPVLGVLIASEGVQFFDDVLTTMHHAADRYASYGLEVIWRSMKGFDAAEQCRIIDELKTQCRGLIINPVNDQQVIDKINECAADGLFVVTLNNDVEASRRHCYVGSDYLQGGRTAGALMKMICPAPLKAGVLLGSRNMLGHQQRLVGFQEVMEGYDFTLLGVEETADDDMQAYEAARRLIDDHPEINALFVVSSGGYGTARAIQAANRKDITIVAFDTIPSTIDMMQKGLIKAALYQHPHQQGRRAMQVMFDYLVNGSLPEQSAYIMRNEIRILENVAD, from the coding sequence ATGGTTACGATAAAGCAGATTGCTGAACTCTGCGGTGTGTCCCGGGGCACAGTGGACCGGGTGCTCAACAAGCGGGGCAATGTGAAGCCCGAAAAGGAAAAACTCATCGTAGAGATGGCCAAAAAGCTCAACTACCACCCCAATCCCGCCGGCCAGGCCCTGGCCGCCCGCAAGAAACATCCTGTACTGGGCGTGCTGATTGCCTCCGAAGGCGTACAGTTCTTTGACGACGTGCTCACCACCATGCACCATGCCGCCGACCGCTATGCCTCCTATGGCCTCGAGGTTATCTGGCGCAGCATGAAGGGCTTCGACGCGGCGGAACAATGCCGCATCATTGATGAACTGAAAACCCAATGCCGCGGCCTCATCATCAATCCCGTCAATGACCAGCAAGTTATCGATAAAATCAATGAATGTGCAGCGGACGGTCTCTTCGTGGTGACACTGAACAACGATGTAGAAGCCAGCCGCCGCCATTGTTATGTGGGCAGCGACTATCTTCAGGGCGGCCGTACCGCCGGTGCCCTGATGAAGATGATCTGCCCCGCCCCCCTCAAAGCGGGCGTACTCCTGGGCTCCCGCAATATGCTGGGACATCAGCAGCGCCTTGTCGGCTTTCAGGAGGTTATGGAAGGATATGACTTCACCCTGCTGGGGGTAGAAGAAACCGCCGATGACGATATGCAGGCCTATGAGGCCGCCCGCAGGCTTATCGATGATCATCCGGAAATCAATGCCCTATTCGTCGTCTCCTCCGGCGGCTACGGCACTGCCCGGGCCATTCAGGCCGCCAATCGGAAGGATATCACCATCGTGGCCTTCGACACCATCCCCAGCACCATCGATATGATGCAGAAAGGCCTGATCAAAGCTGCCCTCTACCAGCATCCCCACCAGCAGGGGCGCCGCGCCATGCAGGTGATGTTTGACTATCTGGTGAACGGCAGCCTGCCGGAACAGAGTGCCTATATCATGCGCAATGAGATCCGGATTCTCGAAAACGTAGCCGATTAG
- the panC gene encoding pantoate--beta-alanine ligase, giving the protein MLILRTVQEIKDYAAQQKAQGKTIGLVPTMGALHEGHLTLMRAARAKCDIVIASVFVNPTQFGPNEDYDAYPRQFAADCTKLESVGIDAVFHPEPAEMYPEGYCTYVTVEGDITHKLCGAQRPGHFRGVATVVTKLINLSRADEAFFGQKDAQQVTVIRRFVEDLNINVHINMVPIAREESGLARSSRNVYLSPAEKEAALVLSRSLKVAKHAYAAGERKISALENIVTEELHKEPMASIDYVKAYAYPSLKPLTEVSEDTLLAIAVKIGKTRLIDNVILSA; this is encoded by the coding sequence ATGTTAATATTACGTACTGTTCAGGAAATCAAGGATTATGCCGCCCAGCAGAAGGCCCAGGGCAAGACCATCGGTCTCGTGCCCACCATGGGCGCCCTGCACGAGGGCCATCTGACGCTGATGCGGGCTGCCCGCGCCAAATGCGATATCGTCATCGCCTCGGTGTTCGTTAACCCCACCCAGTTTGGCCCCAACGAGGACTATGATGCTTACCCCCGCCAGTTCGCAGCTGACTGCACGAAACTGGAATCCGTAGGCATTGACGCCGTCTTCCATCCGGAGCCTGCCGAGATGTATCCCGAAGGCTACTGCACCTATGTCACTGTGGAAGGGGATATCACCCATAAACTCTGCGGCGCCCAGCGCCCCGGCCATTTCCGCGGCGTGGCTACGGTAGTCACCAAGCTCATCAACCTTTCCCGGGCTGACGAAGCCTTCTTCGGCCAGAAGGACGCCCAGCAGGTGACGGTTATCCGCCGTTTCGTAGAAGACCTCAATATCAACGTGCATATCAATATGGTCCCCATTGCCCGGGAGGAATCCGGCCTTGCCCGCAGCTCCCGCAATGTATACCTTTCCCCGGCAGAAAAGGAAGCCGCCCTGGTACTCTCCCGCAGCCTGAAGGTTGCCAAACATGCCTATGCCGCAGGCGAGCGAAAGATCTCGGCGCTGGAAAATATCGTCACCGAAGAATTGCATAAGGAACCCATGGCCAGTATCGACTATGTCAAGGCCTACGCCTATCCTTCCCTCAAACCGCTGACGGAAGTAAGCGAAGACACACTGCTGGCCATTGCCGTGAAAATCGGCAAGACCCGCCTGATCGACAATGTGATTCTCTCTGCCTAA
- a CDS encoding translation initiation factor IF-2, which produces MSAVGAAPAQIQPWVYDSMLELAAEGYLELPSRPLGNYSRQELSVMVGKALNAVEKNRTGTLADEYARITRLLVMDEVELKLAQEQEAVAVKRCGTAKAKAARAAEMYLRRSLQGQNRLEVMEPLKAKNDEAQAGLEYAARDYAEAQSRVKQRSRMLEYARKKQESLLTSLNGADGSSSGTELPDKSEQNAVLENAGRLRAEFLPELEANGSLDKISARQQLASNLPVKDVPDQAFKLDTELRVDSGRSSGDHGQGTRTRARVRLYPDYNIDNNWHIKGMVEWQKALSGPKYSKDGKVNFDRYYVSGNIGQVQTDIGAFGSLMAEGNIYDSKFEGVRLAAGKPVRYTLEAGKADYEGMKHTYDLAADYESAAYKVGAAYYHFAYDNDQKQYIYMGNYHHNLGIFDLGGMLLRGRESGNDGRTGYVFSLAYAPQNSWRPYTYNSWLKYYYQPRSTYVNHTMNGMAGAMSGRGGFKGWGWGCNYNLPDDWSLGLELYHLQDLDIGHSSNTIWGSVTKYFKNYRE; this is translated from the coding sequence TTGTCTGCAGTAGGGGCTGCCCCGGCGCAGATCCAGCCCTGGGTCTATGATTCCATGCTGGAACTGGCGGCCGAAGGTTATCTGGAACTGCCGTCCCGACCGTTGGGAAATTATTCCCGGCAGGAGCTGAGTGTTATGGTGGGCAAGGCCCTAAACGCGGTGGAAAAAAACCGCACGGGTACGCTGGCTGATGAGTATGCCCGCATTACTCGTCTGCTGGTGATGGACGAAGTGGAATTGAAGTTGGCCCAAGAACAGGAAGCGGTGGCTGTGAAACGCTGTGGAACTGCCAAGGCGAAGGCTGCCCGGGCAGCAGAGATGTATCTGCGCCGCTCCCTGCAGGGGCAGAACCGTTTGGAGGTCATGGAGCCCCTGAAGGCCAAGAATGATGAAGCTCAGGCCGGGCTGGAATACGCGGCCCGGGATTATGCGGAAGCCCAAAGCCGGGTGAAACAGCGGAGCAGGATGTTGGAATATGCCCGGAAGAAGCAGGAGAGTCTGCTGACTTCCTTGAACGGAGCTGATGGCAGTTCCAGTGGGACAGAATTGCCCGATAAATCCGAACAGAATGCGGTTTTGGAAAATGCGGGCAGATTGCGGGCGGAGTTCCTGCCGGAGCTGGAGGCAAACGGCAGTCTGGACAAGATTAGTGCCCGTCAGCAGCTGGCTTCCAATCTGCCCGTCAAAGATGTCCCTGATCAGGCCTTCAAGCTGGATACGGAACTGCGAGTGGATTCCGGCCGGTCCAGCGGAGACCATGGCCAGGGAACACGCACCCGCGCCAGGGTGCGGCTTTACCCGGATTACAATATCGACAACAACTGGCATATCAAAGGCATGGTGGAATGGCAGAAAGCTTTGTCCGGGCCGAAGTATAGCAAGGACGGCAAAGTCAATTTTGACCGCTATTATGTCAGCGGCAATATCGGTCAGGTTCAGACGGATATCGGGGCTTTTGGCAGCTTGATGGCCGAAGGTAATATCTATGACAGCAAGTTCGAAGGGGTGCGCCTGGCTGCCGGCAAGCCGGTCCGTTATACGCTGGAAGCGGGCAAGGCAGATTATGAGGGCATGAAGCATACATATGACCTCGCTGCAGATTATGAGAGTGCTGCTTATAAAGTGGGCGCTGCGTATTATCATTTTGCCTATGACAATGACCAGAAGCAGTATATTTACATGGGCAATTATCATCATAATCTGGGCATCTTTGATCTTGGGGGCATGCTGCTGCGCGGCCGGGAAAGCGGCAATGACGGCAGGACCGGCTATGTATTCTCGCTGGCCTATGCGCCCCAGAACAGCTGGCGTCCCTATACCTATAACAGCTGGCTCAAGTACTACTATCAGCCCCGGAGCACATATGTAAATCACACGATGAACGGCATGGCTGGTGCCATGAGCGGCCGCGGCGGCTTTAAAGGCTGGGGCTGGGGCTGTAATTATAATCTGCCGGATGATTGGTCGCTGGGCTTGGAACTTTATCATCTGCAGGATCTTGATATCGGTCATAGCAGCAACACCATCTGGGGCTCGGTAACCAAGTACTTCAAGAACTATCGGGAATGA
- a CDS encoding TPM domain-containing protein: MKKIIMRLALVLVCMAVAWGAVLPAGSEAADQPRVEKKAAANGPASVELGAPVVDKASILTKAQVEKLTEKIKAVEEKHQVRIGIYTLKNLPSGMKAGKLANNVLDEHYAGGQNGSIVFLIAMGSRDWYISTDNTMRQRIVDGVGIDGLKDMFLEDLSDGNYAESFGAFVDGVDKYLTYYEETGEPYDPANEFSYTAAAVAVLLALFAAWAFRGGLISSMSNVNPASEASAYLTQGSFHLSRNQDTFLYTTVTRVAKSKNDDSSSSSCSDSSHGGGGGKF; this comes from the coding sequence ATGAAAAAAATAATTATGCGCCTGGCTTTGGTTTTGGTATGTATGGCCGTAGCCTGGGGAGCGGTGCTGCCGGCAGGCAGTGAGGCCGCAGACCAGCCCCGGGTGGAGAAGAAAGCGGCGGCCAATGGGCCGGCATCGGTGGAATTGGGGGCGCCGGTGGTGGACAAGGCCTCAATTTTAACCAAGGCCCAAGTGGAAAAGCTCACCGAGAAAATCAAGGCCGTGGAGGAGAAACATCAGGTCAGGATCGGTATCTACACCCTGAAAAACCTGCCCAGCGGCATGAAGGCCGGCAAGCTGGCCAATAATGTACTGGATGAACATTATGCAGGCGGCCAAAATGGCAGCATCGTTTTCCTGATTGCCATGGGCAGCCGGGACTGGTACATCTCCACGGACAACACCATGCGGCAACGCATTGTGGACGGCGTCGGGATAGATGGGCTGAAAGATATGTTCCTGGAGGATCTGTCCGATGGCAACTATGCGGAAAGCTTCGGGGCCTTTGTGGACGGGGTGGACAAGTATCTGACCTACTACGAGGAAACGGGAGAACCTTACGATCCCGCCAATGAGTTCAGCTATACGGCGGCTGCTGTGGCCGTGCTATTGGCTCTCTTTGCCGCCTGGGCCTTCCGGGGTGGACTCATCAGCAGCATGAGCAATGTGAACCCCGCGTCAGAAGCCAGCGCCTACCTGACTCAGGGCAGCTTCCACCTCAGCCGGAATCAGGATACCTTCCTCTATACCACCGTAACCCGGGTGGCCAAGTCCAAGAATGATGACAGCAGCTCATCTTCCTGCAGCGACAGTAGCCACGGCGGAGGCGGCGGCAAATTTTAA
- the panD gene encoding aspartate 1-decarboxylase yields the protein MLLNMLKGKIHCATVTEANLAYMGSITIDEELMEKAGILPNERVQVVDNNNGARLETYTIPGPRGSGVICLNGAAARLAQPGDIVIIMAYALFTEEEGRAHKPKVVMVDEQNKVREVRTVEYHGQTN from the coding sequence ATGCTCTTGAACATGCTCAAAGGAAAAATCCACTGCGCCACCGTTACCGAAGCAAATCTTGCTTACATGGGCAGCATCACCATCGATGAGGAGCTCATGGAAAAGGCTGGCATCCTGCCCAACGAGCGCGTGCAGGTCGTGGACAACAATAACGGCGCCCGCCTGGAAACCTACACCATCCCCGGCCCCCGTGGGTCCGGCGTCATCTGCCTCAACGGCGCCGCCGCTCGCCTGGCCCAGCCCGGCGATATCGTCATCATCATGGCCTACGCCCTCTTCACCGAAGAAGAAGGCCGCGCCCATAAGCCAAAAGTCGTAATGGTAGACGAGCAGAACAAAGTCCGAGAAGTACGCACCGTAGAATATCACGGGCAAACCAACTAA
- a CDS encoding polysaccharide deacetylase family protein: MKHKESRDNRILALGDEAFSRRKNRWKRLRVIGEIIVVALLAFAVYNMFYSLDTYKPYDHNAVTASDKDTGFVALSYFGVDHIGDTSTLIGQKQLEKHLQELKRQGFVTITQQDIKDYYQQGRPLPEKALFLMFEDGRRDTAIFAQPILEKLNFKASMMSYGENVESHDLKFLKPSELEELEDSTYWELGTNGYRLEYINVFDRYHNYIGEIDPLRYAMLTPYLERDYNHYLMDYIRDKNGVPKESYGHMKRRISYDYEKLKDVYSSNLGKVPGAYVHMHGNTGKFANNPAVSAVNEKWIRELFPMAFNREGYCFNQRNSSLYDLTRMQPQPYWSINHLLMRIKYDINTPIEFVTGDTDRQNNWNLITGAAEVDKETYTLTTLPEGEALAEVRESSSLPDLKISTKLLGNAFGAQQIFLRSDAGRDNCLCVELLNDQLVVFEKLGGVRRDLYKEKIPVILGEKIPSVEENKKEAEIQENTAFARYATTKEQAEEYYGRAKNREAIPAATVADGAEPYEHSQSFHRRGDHKLVIDLKGDRLILTLDDKQIPEELTVSDTGHGSIFLGASWQGEAWSQRNLADDVYDAVFDKFTVTTNTGKDKEKVLFTTEFSGWDKFVFQAGELWDRVLFWFLRHA; this comes from the coding sequence ATGAAGCATAAGGAGAGCCGGGATAACCGCATTTTGGCGCTGGGGGATGAGGCTTTTTCCCGGCGCAAGAATCGGTGGAAACGTCTGCGGGTAATTGGGGAAATCATCGTGGTGGCCCTGCTGGCCTTTGCAGTCTATAATATGTTCTACAGTCTGGACACTTACAAGCCCTATGACCACAATGCGGTGACGGCCAGTGATAAGGATACGGGCTTTGTGGCTCTGTCCTATTTCGGTGTAGACCATATCGGTGACACATCCACCCTTATCGGGCAGAAGCAGCTGGAGAAGCACTTGCAGGAACTGAAGCGCCAGGGCTTTGTCACCATCACCCAGCAGGATATCAAGGATTACTATCAGCAGGGACGTCCTCTGCCGGAAAAAGCCCTGTTCCTGATGTTTGAGGATGGACGCCGGGATACGGCTATCTTTGCCCAGCCGATCTTGGAAAAACTCAATTTCAAGGCCAGTATGATGAGCTACGGGGAAAATGTGGAGTCCCATGATCTGAAATTTCTGAAGCCTTCGGAGCTGGAGGAGCTGGAGGACTCGACCTATTGGGAACTGGGAACCAATGGCTACCGGCTGGAGTACATCAATGTCTTTGACCGCTATCATAATTATATCGGGGAGATCGATCCCCTGCGCTATGCCATGCTGACGCCGTATCTGGAACGGGATTACAACCATTATCTCATGGATTACATCCGGGATAAGAATGGCGTGCCCAAGGAAAGCTACGGGCATATGAAGCGGCGCATAAGCTATGACTACGAAAAATTAAAGGATGTCTACAGCAGCAATTTGGGCAAAGTTCCCGGGGCTTATGTGCATATGCATGGCAATACGGGCAAGTTTGCCAATAATCCTGCTGTCAGTGCCGTGAATGAGAAGTGGATCCGGGAGTTGTTCCCCATGGCCTTCAACCGGGAAGGCTATTGCTTCAATCAGCGGAACAGCAGCCTCTATGATCTGACGCGCATGCAGCCGCAGCCTTATTGGTCCATCAATCATTTGCTGATGCGCATCAAGTATGATATCAATACGCCCATTGAGTTTGTGACCGGTGATACCGACCGGCAGAATAACTGGAATCTCATCACCGGTGCGGCGGAAGTCGACAAGGAAACCTACACCCTGACCACCCTGCCGGAAGGCGAGGCTTTGGCCGAAGTCCGGGAAAGCAGCAGCCTGCCGGATCTGAAGATTTCCACCAAATTGCTGGGCAATGCCTTTGGCGCCCAGCAGATATTCCTCAGAAGCGATGCCGGCAGGGATAACTGCCTGTGTGTGGAACTGCTGAATGACCAGCTGGTGGTATTTGAGAAGCTGGGCGGTGTGCGGCGTGATCTGTATAAGGAAAAGATCCCCGTCATCCTGGGGGAGAAGATCCCATCGGTGGAGGAGAATAAAAAAGAGGCAGAAATTCAGGAAAACACGGCCTTTGCCCGCTATGCAACTACCAAGGAGCAGGCGGAAGAATATTACGGCCGGGCCAAGAACCGCGAAGCCATTCCGGCAGCAACCGTTGCTGATGGGGCGGAGCCTTATGAGCACAGCCAGAGCTTTCACCGCCGTGGCGACCATAAACTGGTCATTGATCTCAAGGGGGACAGGCTTATCCTGACCTTGGATGATAAGCAGATTCCTGAGGAACTGACGGTCAGCGACACCGGTCATGGCAGCATCTTTTTGGGTGCATCCTGGCAGGGTGAGGCCTGGAGTCAGCGGAATCTGGCCGATGATGTCTATGACGCGGTGTTTGATAAGTTCACCGTTACCACCAATACGGGGAAGGACAAGGAGAAAGTCCTGTTCACCACGGAGTTTTCCGGTTGGGATAAGTTCGTCTTTCAGGCCGGGGAACTTTGGGACAGGGTGCTGTTCTGGTTCCTGCGTCACGCTTGA
- a CDS encoding nucleotide sugar dehydrogenase, whose amino-acid sequence MDMLQKLENRETKLAVVGLGYVGLPLAAAFAEKFSVIGFDRNERKIERYKQGHDVTAEIGDKVLQNSAIEFTTDPKRLQEASFIVIAVPTPINGDKTPDLAPVKGATETVARQLAKDSIVVYESTVYPGVTEDICRPLLEDLSDNQDFKIGYSPERINPGDKKHRLQNITKIVSAEDADALQDVADVYGSIIDHIYKASSIRVAEAAKLVENTQRDINIAFMNELSMVFHEMGIDTEDVAKAMDTKWNALGFRPGLVGGHCIGVDPYYFIYEAENLNRHSQMISAGRRINNDMGKFVANEVVKVLLRSGVDASNANIYLLGMTFKENCPDTRNSRSVDIYNDLREYGLKVKAADPLADRQDFQREYGIELVEEDEIHNADCLVLLVAHEAYRQHTLAEWRSLYRKDEDPILIDVKSIYGREAAEEAGYTYWCL is encoded by the coding sequence ATGGATATGCTTCAAAAACTGGAAAACAGGGAAACGAAACTGGCAGTTGTGGGGCTGGGCTATGTGGGCCTGCCGTTGGCTGCTGCCTTTGCGGAGAAATTCTCCGTTATCGGTTTTGACCGTAACGAGCGCAAGATTGAGAGGTATAAGCAGGGGCATGATGTTACGGCGGAGATTGGAGACAAAGTCCTGCAAAATTCTGCCATAGAGTTCACCACGGATCCAAAGCGCCTGCAGGAGGCCTCCTTTATCGTCATTGCGGTGCCTACACCCATAAACGGGGATAAGACGCCGGATCTGGCTCCGGTGAAGGGGGCTACGGAGACAGTGGCCCGTCAGCTGGCCAAGGACAGCATTGTGGTCTATGAGTCCACGGTATACCCTGGCGTGACGGAGGATATCTGCCGCCCGCTGCTGGAAGATCTGTCCGACAATCAGGATTTCAAGATCGGGTATTCGCCGGAACGCATCAATCCCGGTGACAAGAAACACCGCCTGCAGAATATCACGAAAATCGTGTCGGCAGAGGATGCGGATGCCCTGCAGGATGTAGCGGATGTCTACGGCTCCATCATCGACCATATCTACAAAGCCTCCTCCATCCGTGTGGCCGAGGCGGCCAAGCTGGTGGAAAATACCCAGCGGGATATCAATATCGCTTTTATGAATGAGCTGTCCATGGTATTCCATGAGATGGGCATCGATACGGAGGATGTGGCCAAGGCCATGGATACCAAATGGAATGCGCTGGGCTTCCGCCCCGGGCTGGTGGGCGGCCACTGCATCGGCGTAGATCCCTATTATTTCATCTATGAGGCGGAAAATCTCAACCGTCATTCCCAGATGATCTCTGCCGGCCGCCGCATCAATAACGACATGGGAAAATTCGTGGCCAATGAGGTGGTCAAGGTGCTGCTGCGGTCCGGTGTGGATGCTTCCAATGCCAATATCTACCTGCTGGGCATGACCTTCAAGGAGAACTGTCCGGATACCCGCAATTCCCGATCCGTGGATATTTACAACGATCTGCGGGAATACGGCCTCAAGGTCAAGGCCGCTGATCCTCTGGCGGATCGTCAGGATTTCCAGCGGGAATATGGAATCGAACTCGTGGAGGAGGACGAGATCCATAATGCTGACTGCCTGGTGCTTTTGGTGGCGCATGAGGCCTATCGTCAGCATACGCTGGCGGAATGGCGGTCGCTCTATCGCAAGGATGAAGATCCGATACTGATTGATGTAAAGAGCATCTATGGGCGGGAGGCTGCGGAAGAAGCCGGCTACACCTATTGGTGTCTGTAA
- a CDS encoding glycosyltransferase, with product MISMNKPRRDVLCREKPDRRLLSYVPDDSGERSNHDRRGGVDDAAEGEDYKKFQQADKQGQRYLVDYEVKLSCRHDGRERTLTAQAVDISATGMLLRLAAAKECPLQAADSVTLTFEITPGSMPEGYEMKIKGLKAECIRVDEQADGSVLCGVEFAKTLAQYATDKRQRYLLAASAFCLGVIALVIVLMRAESVVYFRFNRWLYLYSIIAATFLLSRYFIASFYRPVEIDPDFTPGVTVIIPCFNEENWIQNTIRSCINQDYPADKLEVIVVDDHSNDHSVDRIREAIEEIKAADTEAGGYHMADRIRYLVQPYNQGKREAMALGATEARHELLVFVDSDSFLEPFAVRNLVQPFRDKEMGGVSGRTDVANTYTNALTMMQSVRYYIAFRVMKAAESYFDAVTCLSGPLSCYRRDLVLKYADAWLNQKFLGQKATFGDDRSMTNFILRHNRTTYQDTAVCRTIVPNSYTMFLKQQMRWKRSWLRESLIGARYIWKKEPFMSLSFYMGLAVPIAAPVIVLYNLIYVPVMHRVFPVTFMVGMLLMALLMSMAQLFLRRSTTWIFGMWFCLYYEAVLLWQMPVAWFTFWKSTWGTRLTPADLEEMEKERRKKERKEKKRHEA from the coding sequence ATGATCTCGATGAATAAGCCCCGCAGGGATGTACTCTGCCGGGAGAAACCGGACCGCCGTCTGCTGTCCTATGTGCCGGATGATTCCGGCGAGAGAAGCAACCATGACCGCCGCGGAGGCGTGGATGACGCAGCAGAGGGGGAAGATTATAAGAAGTTCCAACAGGCGGATAAACAAGGCCAGCGCTATCTGGTGGATTACGAGGTGAAGCTGTCCTGCCGCCATGATGGCAGGGAGCGTACCCTTACAGCTCAGGCCGTGGATATCAGTGCCACGGGGATGCTGCTCAGGCTGGCAGCGGCCAAGGAGTGCCCGCTGCAGGCTGCGGACAGCGTCACGCTGACCTTTGAAATCACGCCGGGCTCTATGCCGGAAGGCTATGAAATGAAGATCAAAGGGCTGAAGGCTGAGTGCATACGCGTAGATGAACAGGCGGACGGCAGCGTCCTGTGCGGCGTGGAATTTGCCAAGACGCTGGCCCAATACGCGACGGACAAGCGCCAGCGTTATCTGCTGGCGGCATCGGCTTTCTGTCTGGGTGTCATTGCGCTGGTCATCGTGCTGATGCGGGCGGAGTCGGTGGTTTATTTCCGTTTCAACCGCTGGCTGTATCTCTACAGCATCATTGCGGCCACCTTCCTGCTGTCCCGCTATTTCATTGCCAGCTTTTACCGGCCAGTGGAGATCGATCCCGACTTTACGCCGGGGGTTACGGTCATCATCCCCTGTTTCAATGAAGAGAACTGGATACAGAATACCATCCGGAGCTGTATCAACCAGGATTATCCGGCGGATAAGCTGGAGGTTATCGTGGTGGACGATCACTCCAATGACCATTCGGTGGATCGCATCCGGGAAGCCATTGAGGAAATCAAGGCTGCGGATACGGAGGCGGGGGGCTATCATATGGCGGATCGCATACGCTATCTGGTCCAGCCCTACAATCAGGGCAAGCGGGAGGCTATGGCTCTGGGGGCCACGGAAGCCCGGCATGAACTGCTGGTCTTCGTGGATTCAGACAGCTTTCTGGAGCCCTTTGCCGTCCGCAATCTTGTCCAGCCCTTCAGGGACAAGGAGATGGGCGGCGTTTCCGGGCGTACGGATGTGGCCAACACCTACACCAATGCCCTGACCATGATGCAGTCGGTGCGTTATTACATTGCCTTCCGTGTCATGAAGGCCGCGGAAAGCTATTTTGATGCCGTGACCTGTCTGTCCGGGCCCTTGTCCTGCTATCGGCGGGATCTGGTGCTGAAATATGCGGATGCCTGGCTGAACCAGAAGTTTTTGGGCCAGAAGGCCACCTTTGGCGACGACCGCAGCATGACGAACTTCATCCTGCGGCATAATCGCACCACCTATCAGGATACGGCGGTGTGCCGGACCATTGTGCCCAATTCCTATACCATGTTCCTCAAGCAGCAGATGCGCTGGAAGCGTTCCTGGCTGCGGGAATCCCTGATCGGGGCCCGCTATATCTGGAAAAAGGAGCCCTTCATGTCCCTGAGTTTTTACATGGGACTGGCGGTGCCCATTGCGGCGCCTGTCATCGTGCTCTATAACCTCATCTATGTGCCGGTCATGCATCGGGTGTTTCCCGTGACCTTTATGGTGGGCATGCTGCTGATGGCCCTGCTGATGAGCATGGCGCAGCTGTTCCTGCGGCGCAGCACCACCTGGATCTTCGGCATGTGGTTCTGCCTCTATTACGAAGCCGTATTGCTCTGGCAGATGCCAGTGGCCTGGTTCACCTTCTGGAAATCCACCTGGGGAACCCGGTTGACACCGGCAGATCTGGAAGAGATGGAAAAGGAGCGCCGCAAGAAGGAAAGGAAGGAAAAGAAACGGCATGAAGCATAA